One part of the Pandoraea faecigallinarum genome encodes these proteins:
- the dnaE gene encoding DNA polymerase III subunit alpha, translating into MRPMSEPRFVHLRLHSEYSIADGIVRLDDVVKAAAKDGQGALALTDLANMFGAIRFYKEARGKGVKPIIGCDAWITNPADRDKPSRLLLLARDRQGYLNLCQLLSRAWLNNQYRGRAEIESSWLTPDGLARGLLALSGAQMGDVGAALAAGNPDLALQCAKHWASVFPGAFYIELQRTGQQGMETYVQQAVQLAAKAGLPVVATHPIQFMTADDFTAHEARVCISEGEMLGNARRVRRFTQDQSFRTQDDMIAAFDDVPSAIANTVEIAKRCNLTLELGKPKLPLFPTPDGMSLDDYLVQLSKEGLEKRLALLFPDEAERDERRPEYYKRLDFETGTIIKMGFPGYFLIVADFIQWAKNNGVPVGPGRGSGAGSLVAYALGITDLDPLKYNLLFERFLNPERVSMPDFDIDFCQDGRDRVIQYVKDKYGADAVSQIATFGSMAAKAAVRDVGRVLDLGYNFVDGISKLIPFKPGKHVTIDDALKEEPQLAERYQTEDEVKQLIELAQRVEGLTRNVGMHAGGVLIAPGKLTDFCPLYTQGSGEDASGVVSQYDKDDVEAVGLVKFDFLGLTTLTILNWAERYIKRLHPEMANWSLDQVSLTDPAAFSILKKANTVAVFQLESRGMQGMLKDAQPDRFEDIIALVALYRPGPMDLIPSFCARKHGREKTEYPDPRVEPVLQETYGIMVYQEQVMQMAQIIGGYSLGGADLLRRAMGKKKAEEMAEHREIFAKGAAQNGLTREKSDEIFDLMEKFAGYGFNKSHAAAYALLAYYTAWLKAHHPAEFMAANMSLAMDDTDKVKILYEDCLSPANGLGVLPPDVNVSAYRFEPADSRTVRYGLGAIKGSGQSAIEEILRAREAGPFTDLFDFCARIDRRVVNRRTIEALIRAGAFDSIHENRAQLMASVPMAMEAAEQASAAANQVSLFDLGDESLQAPLELADEPAWTDKRKLQEEKQALGFYLSGHMFDSYADEVRRFVRTRIRDLSEGRDRLVAGVISSMRTMMTQRGKMLIVQLDDGTATLEVTIFNEQFEANKHLFKEDELLIVHGNARPDSFTGGLRFTVESLMDLGRARARFARALKLSFNGNADWTRLRATLQPHCTMYRVAATAGGGSGGGGGGGFNGGGHQGGGGSGFGRRNGNGDGDADKQNGLPVHIVYRRSDAECESRLGDDWKVQPGDELLGELRQWLTTDSVQVIY; encoded by the coding sequence ATACGGCCCATGTCAGAACCTCGCTTCGTCCACCTCCGTCTCCACTCCGAATACTCGATTGCCGATGGCATCGTGCGGCTCGACGACGTCGTCAAGGCCGCCGCCAAGGACGGGCAGGGCGCGCTCGCGCTCACCGATCTGGCGAACATGTTCGGGGCCATCCGTTTCTACAAGGAAGCCCGTGGCAAGGGTGTCAAGCCGATCATCGGTTGCGACGCCTGGATCACGAATCCGGCCGATCGCGACAAGCCGTCGCGACTGCTGCTGCTCGCGCGCGACCGGCAAGGCTATCTGAACCTGTGTCAGTTGCTCTCGCGTGCCTGGTTGAACAACCAGTACCGGGGGCGCGCCGAGATCGAATCGTCGTGGCTGACGCCCGACGGTCTGGCCCGCGGTCTGCTCGCGCTCTCCGGCGCTCAGATGGGCGATGTCGGCGCGGCATTGGCGGCAGGCAATCCGGATCTGGCGTTGCAGTGCGCGAAACATTGGGCGAGCGTTTTTCCGGGGGCCTTTTACATCGAACTGCAACGCACCGGCCAGCAAGGCATGGAAACGTACGTGCAGCAGGCGGTGCAACTCGCGGCGAAGGCCGGGCTGCCGGTGGTCGCCACGCATCCGATCCAGTTCATGACGGCCGACGATTTCACCGCGCACGAAGCGCGCGTGTGTATCTCGGAAGGCGAAATGCTCGGCAATGCGCGCCGGGTGCGCCGCTTCACTCAGGACCAGAGCTTCCGTACGCAGGACGACATGATCGCCGCGTTCGACGACGTGCCGTCCGCCATTGCCAACACAGTCGAAATCGCCAAGCGCTGCAACCTGACGCTCGAACTCGGCAAGCCGAAGCTGCCGCTGTTCCCGACGCCGGACGGCATGTCGCTCGACGACTACCTCGTCCAACTATCCAAGGAAGGGCTGGAGAAGCGTCTCGCCCTGTTGTTCCCGGACGAGGCCGAGCGCGACGAGCGGCGCCCCGAGTATTACAAGCGTCTCGACTTCGAGACCGGCACGATCATCAAGATGGGCTTCCCGGGCTACTTCCTGATCGTGGCCGACTTCATTCAATGGGCGAAGAACAACGGTGTGCCGGTCGGTCCGGGCCGCGGATCGGGCGCCGGTTCGCTCGTCGCGTACGCGCTGGGCATTACCGATCTCGACCCGCTCAAGTACAACCTCCTGTTCGAGCGCTTCCTGAATCCGGAACGCGTTTCGATGCCCGACTTCGACATCGACTTCTGTCAGGACGGGCGCGATCGCGTCATTCAGTACGTGAAGGACAAGTACGGTGCGGACGCCGTCTCGCAAATCGCCACCTTTGGCTCGATGGCCGCGAAGGCCGCGGTGCGCGACGTCGGTCGTGTGCTCGATCTCGGCTACAACTTCGTCGACGGGATCTCGAAGCTCATTCCGTTCAAGCCGGGCAAGCACGTCACCATCGACGATGCGCTCAAGGAAGAGCCGCAGCTCGCCGAGCGCTACCAGACGGAAGACGAAGTCAAGCAATTGATCGAGCTGGCGCAGCGCGTGGAAGGCCTCACGCGTAACGTCGGCATGCACGCGGGCGGCGTGTTGATCGCCCCGGGCAAGCTCACCGACTTCTGCCCGCTTTACACGCAGGGCAGCGGCGAAGATGCCAGCGGTGTGGTGAGCCAGTACGACAAGGACGACGTGGAAGCCGTCGGCCTCGTGAAGTTCGACTTTCTGGGCCTGACCACGCTCACGATCCTTAACTGGGCCGAGCGCTACATCAAGCGCCTGCATCCGGAGATGGCGAACTGGTCGCTCGATCAGGTCTCGCTCACGGACCCGGCGGCGTTCAGCATCCTCAAGAAGGCCAACACGGTCGCCGTGTTCCAGCTGGAAAGCCGGGGCATGCAGGGCATGTTGAAGGACGCCCAGCCCGACCGCTTCGAGGACATCATCGCGCTGGTGGCGTTGTATCGTCCGGGCCCGATGGATCTGATCCCGAGCTTCTGCGCGCGCAAGCACGGCCGCGAAAAGACGGAATACCCGGATCCGCGCGTCGAGCCGGTGCTCCAGGAGACCTACGGCATCATGGTCTACCAGGAGCAGGTGATGCAGATGGCGCAGATCATCGGCGGCTACTCGCTCGGTGGCGCCGACTTGCTGCGTCGCGCGATGGGCAAGAAAAAGGCCGAGGAAATGGCCGAACATCGCGAGATTTTCGCCAAGGGGGCCGCTCAGAACGGTCTGACGCGCGAGAAGTCGGACGAAATCTTCGACCTGATGGAAAAGTTTGCGGGCTACGGCTTCAACAAGTCGCACGCCGCTGCGTACGCGCTGCTCGCTTACTACACCGCCTGGCTCAAGGCGCACCATCCCGCCGAATTCATGGCAGCCAACATGAGCCTGGCCATGGACGACACCGACAAGGTCAAGATTCTCTACGAAGACTGCCTGTCGCCGGCCAACGGGCTGGGCGTGCTGCCGCCGGACGTCAACGTCTCCGCCTACCGCTTCGAGCCGGCCGATTCCAGGACCGTGCGTTACGGTCTGGGCGCGATCAAGGGTAGCGGTCAGTCGGCGATCGAAGAAATTCTGCGCGCCCGCGAAGCCGGGCCGTTCACCGACCTGTTCGACTTCTGCGCGCGGATCGATCGCCGCGTGGTGAACCGCCGCACGATCGAGGCGCTGATTCGTGCCGGCGCCTTCGATTCCATTCACGAGAACCGTGCGCAGTTAATGGCGTCCGTGCCGATGGCGATGGAAGCCGCCGAGCAGGCGAGCGCGGCGGCCAATCAGGTCAGCCTGTTCGATCTCGGCGACGAAAGCCTGCAAGCGCCGCTGGAACTGGCGGACGAGCCGGCCTGGACCGACAAGCGCAAGTTGCAGGAAGAAAAGCAGGCGCTCGGCTTCTATCTGTCGGGCCACATGTTCGATTCCTACGCGGACGAAGTGCGCCGTTTCGTGCGCACACGTATCCGCGATCTGTCGGAAGGGCGCGACCGGCTCGTGGCCGGTGTGATCTCCAGCATGCGCACGATGATGACGCAGCGCGGGAAGATGCTGATCGTGCAGCTGGACGACGGAACGGCCACGCTGGAAGTCACGATCTTCAATGAGCAGTTCGAAGCGAACAAGCATCTGTTCAAGGAAGACGAGCTGCTGATCGTGCACGGCAACGCGCGTCCCGACAGCTTCACGGGCGGTCTTCGCTTCACTGTGGAAAGTCTGATGGACCTCGGCCGCGCGCGTGCGCGATTCGCGCGGGCACTCAAGCTGTCATTCAATGGCAATGCCGACTGGACGCGCCTGCGCGCCACGCTGCAACCGCACTGCACGATGTACCGCGTGGCGGCGACGGCCGGGGGTGGCAGCGGCGGTGGCGGCGGGGGGGGCTTCAACGGCGGCGGTCATCAGGGGGGAGGCGGCAGTGGTTTCGGCCGGCGCAACGGCAATGGCGACGGCGACGCCGATAAGCAAAACGGCCTGCCGGTGCATATCGTGTACCGCCGTTCCGACGCCGAGTGCGAGTCCCGTCTCGGCGACGACTGGAAGGTCCAGCCCGGCGACGAATTGCTCGGCGAGCTTCGTCAGTGGCTCACGACCGACTCGGTGCAAGTCATTTATTGA
- a CDS encoding anthrax toxin-like adenylyl cyclase domain-containing protein — MLHRNDASADRSGSASEPDIDPDAWRIGNPALDSLRRTMLHARNVAPGAAPDVPGTRVAAGIGRTATPGRIESAVPRPSPNARSMPLFSESLQRVANQYKVVIGLRQPNTLGQSLLREGFPTKNFHVKAKTSATGPTAGFVPHEPKYAKVGLAQWEKQANAVADALRAGAKAVNLRLSQERVTELVTLGAMTPAGGSRYGADFPCGTLTFSLRSNGTDTFDVLDAAGHPVKVLTNPPELSGGFARDKALRASPLPITADYDLFCLFSSWQRDVDQTPMPVQPHVVAGPKMPSHNRASQYLKAVAAGNTRAEDPNMGNISLFHRTIVDALNAAVIDDGYRGGKLFWHNTENGNPFSPGFSSSDAPIFFVPGKRTALTASSLEDLNGILGELRELGYAARLSPRLSVRA; from the coding sequence GTGCTTCACCGCAACGATGCAAGCGCAGACCGCAGCGGCAGCGCCAGCGAGCCCGACATCGATCCCGACGCCTGGCGCATCGGCAACCCGGCGCTCGACAGCCTGCGGCGCACCATGCTCCATGCGCGCAATGTGGCCCCCGGTGCGGCGCCGGACGTCCCGGGAACACGCGTTGCGGCTGGCATCGGGCGCACGGCGACACCCGGCAGGATCGAATCCGCGGTGCCCCGCCCCAGTCCCAACGCGAGGTCGATGCCGCTGTTCAGCGAATCCCTGCAGCGCGTGGCGAACCAATACAAGGTCGTGATCGGCCTGCGCCAGCCGAACACGCTCGGCCAGTCGCTGTTGCGCGAGGGTTTTCCAACCAAGAACTTCCACGTCAAGGCAAAAACGAGCGCGACAGGGCCGACCGCCGGCTTCGTGCCCCACGAACCGAAATACGCGAAGGTCGGCCTCGCGCAGTGGGAAAAGCAGGCAAACGCCGTTGCCGACGCGCTGCGTGCCGGTGCGAAGGCCGTCAATCTGCGGCTCAGCCAGGAACGGGTGACCGAACTGGTCACGCTCGGCGCTATGACACCCGCCGGCGGCTCGCGCTACGGCGCCGACTTCCCGTGCGGGACATTGACATTCTCGTTGCGATCCAACGGCACGGATACCTTCGACGTGCTCGATGCCGCCGGACACCCTGTGAAGGTGCTCACGAATCCGCCGGAACTGTCCGGCGGATTCGCCAGGGACAAGGCGCTCAGGGCGAGCCCGCTGCCCATTACGGCGGACTACGACCTCTTCTGTCTGTTCTCGTCGTGGCAACGCGACGTCGATCAAACGCCGATGCCCGTGCAGCCGCATGTCGTGGCCGGGCCGAAGATGCCGTCGCACAACCGTGCATCGCAGTATCTGAAGGCCGTCGCGGCCGGAAACACGCGGGCCGAAGACCCCAACATGGGCAACATTTCGCTGTTTCATCGCACCATCGTCGATGCGCTGAACGCCGCCGTGATCGACGACGGCTACCGAGGCGGCAAGCTCTTCTGGCACAACACGGAAAACGGCAATCCCTTCTCCCCCGGCTTTTCGTCCAGCGACGCCCCGATATTCTTCGTCCCCGGCAAGCGCACGGCGCTCACGGCGTCCAGCCTCGAAGACCTGAACGGCATCCTGGGAGAACTGCGTGAACTCGGATACGCCGCGCGGCTGAGTCCGCGGCTGAGCGTTCGGGCGTGA
- a CDS encoding glycosyltransferase family 2 protein, protein MFSIIVPTWNNLALLQLCVRSIRQNSRYPHQIIVHVNDGSDGSLDWVRAEGIEHTASPDNIGICYAVNQAAALAREKYIVYLNDDMYCCPGWDTALIERAEAQPDKAFMLSGTMIEPVDTGNPCVLVQDFGRDVDKFDEAGLLAAVPTYRKPDWFGATWPPTLVHRDWWFLVGGYSTELSPGMSSDNDFSMKMWAAGARRFVGVGASLVYHFQCKSTGKVVKNDGRTQFLRKWGMTQSIFDRYYLRRGTPVPSGSDGRLAEPVDDGKLRWQLFRSRIKRALAK, encoded by the coding sequence ATGTTCTCCATCATCGTTCCGACCTGGAACAACCTCGCCTTGCTGCAACTCTGCGTTCGCAGTATTCGACAGAATTCGCGCTACCCGCATCAGATCATCGTTCACGTCAACGATGGTTCGGACGGTTCGCTCGATTGGGTCAGGGCCGAGGGGATCGAGCATACGGCCTCGCCGGATAACATCGGCATTTGCTACGCCGTCAATCAGGCGGCGGCGCTCGCGCGCGAGAAGTACATCGTCTACCTCAACGACGACATGTATTGCTGCCCCGGCTGGGACACGGCACTGATCGAACGCGCCGAGGCTCAGCCGGACAAGGCGTTCATGCTCTCGGGCACGATGATCGAGCCGGTCGATACCGGCAATCCATGCGTGCTGGTGCAGGACTTCGGCCGTGACGTCGACAAGTTCGACGAAGCCGGCTTGCTCGCCGCAGTGCCCACTTATCGCAAGCCCGACTGGTTCGGCGCGACGTGGCCGCCGACGCTCGTGCATCGCGATTGGTGGTTCCTCGTGGGCGGTTACAGCACCGAGCTGAGCCCTGGCATGAGCAGCGACAACGACTTTTCGATGAAGATGTGGGCGGCTGGCGCACGGCGCTTCGTCGGAGTGGGCGCGAGCCTCGTCTATCACTTCCAGTGCAAGAGCACGGGGAAGGTCGTAAAGAACGACGGGCGTACCCAGTTCCTGCGCAAGTGGGGAATGACACAGTCGATTTTCGACCGTTACTATCTGCGTCGCGGTACGCCCGTGCCTTCGGGTAGCGATGGCCGTCTCGCCGAGCCGGTTGACGACGGCAAGCTGCGCTGGCAATTGTTCCGCTCACGTATCAAGCGGGCCTTGGCCAAGTAA
- a CDS encoding glycosyltransferase family 2 protein, which produces MPSLPLTVTILTRNERHNIVECIASVKAFASQIVVLDNASTDGTAALARAEGADVYVTPDWPGFGPQKNRALSYATQPWVLSLDADERITPELAAEVAAAIAQGTHAGYRMPRLSQFLGHWVRHCGWYPDYVLRLFRREAGRFSDNLVHERVIVDGEIGTLAHHLLHYSYTEARQVEDKVQRYARAGAKEMALRGKRVSPLKPWINGGWAFVRTYVLRRGFLDGATGVAIACMNARSAFLKYALLRRGDA; this is translated from the coding sequence ATGCCAAGTCTGCCTCTGACCGTCACGATTCTCACGCGTAACGAGCGCCACAACATCGTCGAGTGCATCGCATCGGTGAAGGCCTTCGCTTCGCAAATCGTCGTGCTCGACAACGCAAGCACGGACGGCACCGCGGCGCTTGCGCGCGCCGAGGGCGCCGACGTGTACGTCACGCCGGACTGGCCGGGTTTCGGGCCACAGAAGAATCGTGCGCTGTCGTATGCGACACAGCCATGGGTGCTGTCGCTGGACGCCGACGAGCGCATCACGCCCGAGTTGGCCGCCGAGGTGGCCGCCGCCATCGCACAAGGCACGCACGCCGGCTACCGCATGCCGCGTCTGTCGCAATTCCTCGGGCATTGGGTCAGGCATTGCGGGTGGTATCCGGACTATGTGTTGCGGCTGTTTCGCCGTGAAGCCGGACGCTTCTCCGACAACCTCGTGCACGAGCGTGTGATCGTCGATGGCGAGATTGGTACGCTCGCGCATCATCTGCTGCATTACAGCTACACGGAAGCGCGTCAGGTCGAGGATAAAGTGCAGCGATATGCCAGGGCCGGTGCGAAGGAGATGGCGTTGCGCGGCAAGCGGGTGTCGCCGCTCAAGCCGTGGATCAACGGCGGCTGGGCTTTCGTTCGCACATACGTGCTGCGTCGGGGCTTTTTGGATGGCGCGACCGGCGTTGCCATTGCCTGCATGAATGCCCGGAGCGCCTTTCTCAAATACGCGCTGCTGCGGCGCGGCGACGCCTGA
- the recQ gene encoding DNA helicase RecQ: MASAIEVLRTVFGYNAFRGDQAAIVDHVADGGDALVLMPTGGGKSLCYQIPALLRPGIGIVVSPLIALMQDQVDALLQAGVRAAYLNSSLAFDEAVDIERRAARGELDLLYVAPERLLTERFLNLLDRLDERGQLALFAIDEAHCVSQWGHDFRPEYIQLCALHERYPRVPRIALTATADAATREEIQTRLGLTEARLFVSSFDRPNIRYEIVDRDNPRKQLLAFLARHRGEAGIVYCLSRKKVEETAAWLETQGIPALPYHAGLDAEVRRMHQQRFLREEGLVMAATVAFGMGIDKPDVRFVAHLDLPKSLEAYYQETGRAGRDGEPAEAWMTYGLNDVVVHRNRIDESNASELQKRVERQKLDALLGYCEAPRCRRTVLLSYFGETSEPCGNCDVCLNPPEVFDGTIAAQKALSAILRTGQRFGAGHLIDLLRGRSTDKIRQFGHESLPTFGVGGEMDDQGWRAVFRQLIAHGIIEPDSSQYGALTLNAAARPVLKGETTVSLRRQQRPSAGKKSRFAGYASAPAIELDVADQQLFEKLRAWRQDVAKTQAVPAYVILHDRTLRELAQRRPRHREGLADITGLGEAKIERYGEALVELLNA, from the coding sequence ATGGCAAGCGCAATCGAAGTCCTCCGTACCGTATTCGGCTATAACGCATTCCGTGGCGATCAGGCCGCCATCGTCGACCATGTGGCCGACGGGGGCGATGCCCTCGTGCTCATGCCCACGGGCGGCGGCAAGTCACTCTGCTACCAGATTCCCGCGCTGCTGCGACCGGGCATCGGCATTGTCGTCTCTCCGCTCATCGCGCTCATGCAGGATCAGGTCGACGCCTTGCTGCAAGCCGGGGTGCGCGCCGCCTATCTGAATTCCAGTCTCGCCTTCGACGAGGCGGTCGATATCGAACGCCGCGCCGCCCGGGGCGAACTCGACCTGTTGTATGTCGCACCCGAACGGCTGCTCACCGAGCGCTTTCTCAATCTGCTCGACCGGCTCGACGAGCGGGGTCAACTGGCCCTCTTCGCCATCGACGAAGCCCATTGTGTCTCGCAATGGGGGCACGATTTCCGTCCCGAGTACATTCAGCTCTGCGCGCTGCACGAACGCTACCCGCGCGTGCCGCGCATCGCGCTCACCGCCACGGCGGACGCAGCCACACGCGAGGAAATTCAGACGCGACTGGGTTTGACCGAAGCGCGGTTGTTCGTCTCCAGCTTCGACCGGCCCAACATTCGCTACGAGATCGTCGACCGGGACAACCCGCGCAAGCAGTTGCTGGCTTTTCTGGCGCGGCATCGCGGCGAGGCGGGCATCGTGTATTGCCTGTCGCGCAAGAAAGTGGAGGAAACCGCCGCATGGCTGGAAACGCAGGGCATTCCTGCGCTGCCCTATCATGCGGGGCTGGACGCCGAGGTGCGGCGCATGCATCAGCAGCGGTTCCTGCGTGAGGAAGGGCTGGTGATGGCGGCGACCGTCGCGTTCGGCATGGGTATCGACAAGCCGGACGTGCGCTTCGTCGCGCACCTGGACCTGCCCAAGAGCCTCGAAGCCTACTATCAGGAGACGGGCCGCGCCGGCCGGGACGGGGAGCCCGCCGAAGCATGGATGACCTACGGTCTGAACGACGTCGTGGTGCATCGCAACCGGATCGACGAATCGAACGCCTCGGAATTGCAAAAGCGCGTCGAGCGCCAAAAACTCGACGCCCTGCTCGGCTACTGCGAAGCGCCACGCTGCCGCCGCACGGTGCTGCTGTCGTACTTCGGCGAGACGAGCGAGCCATGCGGGAACTGCGACGTCTGCCTCAATCCCCCGGAAGTGTTCGACGGCACCATCGCCGCACAGAAGGCGCTCTCAGCCATTTTGCGTACCGGCCAGCGCTTCGGTGCAGGGCACCTCATCGACTTGCTGCGCGGGCGCAGCACCGACAAGATTCGTCAATTCGGACATGAGAGTCTGCCGACCTTCGGCGTTGGCGGTGAAATGGACGATCAGGGCTGGCGCGCCGTGTTTCGTCAACTGATCGCGCACGGCATCATCGAACCGGACAGCAGCCAGTATGGAGCGCTGACGCTCAATGCGGCGGCACGGCCGGTGCTCAAGGGGGAAACGACGGTGTCGCTGCGGCGGCAACAGCGCCCGAGCGCGGGCAAGAAAAGCCGCTTTGCCGGATATGCGTCGGCACCGGCCATCGAACTCGACGTCGCCGATCAGCAATTGTTCGAGAAGTTGCGTGCGTGGCGGCAGGACGTCGCCAAGACACAGGCCGTGCCCGCCTACGTTATCCTGCATGACCGTACGTTGCGGGAACTCGCGCAGCGCCGTCCGCGCCACCGCGAAGGGCTGGCCGATATCACCGGCCTCGGCGAAGCGAAGATCGAACGCTACGGCGAAGCACTCGTGGAATTGCTCAATGCATGA
- a CDS encoding sulfurtransferase: MSIVNIAAYKFVTLDDIATLRPALLERCQALALKGTILLAPEGINLFLAGSREAIDAFLAGLRADTRFADLEVKESLSDDQPFRRMLVRQKKEIITMKMPVIKPADGRAPGVDPATLKRWLDAGRDDEGRPVVMLDTRNDFEVDVGTFDNAIDYRLTKFSEFPDVIAAHRADFEGKTIVSFCTGGIRCEKAAIYMRDIGLEHTYQLDGGILKYFEDVGGAHYQGDCFVFDYRTALTPELAPSATRQCFACRAVVTAEAQRSPDYIEGKQCPACAGSRRTTGVSGGAAAAMAADAAAATSATAA; this comes from the coding sequence ATGTCTATCGTCAACATCGCTGCGTACAAGTTCGTCACGCTCGACGACATCGCGACCCTGCGTCCGGCCCTGCTCGAACGCTGCCAGGCGCTCGCCTTGAAGGGCACCATCCTGCTCGCGCCGGAAGGCATCAATCTGTTTCTGGCGGGCTCGCGCGAGGCCATCGACGCCTTCCTCGCCGGCCTGCGCGCCGACACCCGGTTTGCCGACCTCGAAGTCAAGGAAAGCCTCTCGGACGATCAGCCGTTTCGCCGGATGCTCGTGCGTCAGAAGAAAGAGATCATCACGATGAAGATGCCGGTCATCAAGCCGGCGGATGGCCGTGCGCCGGGTGTCGATCCCGCCACGCTCAAGCGCTGGCTCGACGCCGGCCGGGACGACGAAGGCCGTCCGGTGGTGATGCTCGACACGCGCAACGACTTCGAAGTCGACGTCGGCACGTTCGACAACGCGATCGACTACCGTCTCACGAAATTCTCGGAATTCCCTGACGTCATCGCCGCACATCGCGCAGACTTCGAGGGCAAGACCATCGTGTCGTTCTGCACCGGTGGCATTCGCTGTGAGAAGGCCGCGATCTACATGCGCGACATCGGGCTCGAACACACATATCAGCTCGACGGCGGCATTCTCAAGTATTTCGAAGACGTGGGCGGCGCGCACTATCAGGGCGACTGCTTCGTGTTCGACTACCGCACGGCGCTCACGCCGGAACTCGCGCCGTCCGCCACCAGGCAGTGCTTCGCATGCCGCGCTGTCGTGACGGCCGAAGCACAGCGCAGTCCCGACTACATCGAAGGCAAGCAATGCCCAGCATGCGCGGGTAGCCGTCGAACGACGGGAGTGTCCGGTGGCGCCGCGGCGGCCATGGCAGCCGATGCGGCGGCGGCAACATCGGCTACAGCGGCCTGA
- the gluQRS gene encoding tRNA glutamyl-Q(34) synthetase GluQRS, producing the protein MPVSSPSRYRGRFAPSPTGPLHRGSLVTALASWLDARAHNGVWIVRMEDLDEPRCVPGAAQDILDTLHRLGLHSDEPVVWQSRRHAHYERALVSLTARGLVYPCGCTRREIADSLTRVHARHSTLAYPGTCRDGLHGKTARAWRLRVPDGDAALMRFQDRWKGPQTQNLATEVGDFVLKRADGQWAYQLAVVVDDQLQGITDIVRGADLLDSTARQIYLQTCLDAPAPRYLHVPLVMADDGEKLSKQNGAAPLSLDTPTAVLAALKNAAAHLGLPATLADIADRDRFYAAATQAWRERHGH; encoded by the coding sequence CTGCCGGTGTCGTCCCCTTCACGATACCGCGGGCGCTTCGCCCCTTCCCCGACCGGGCCGCTGCATCGCGGCTCACTCGTCACGGCACTGGCCAGTTGGCTCGACGCTCGCGCGCACAACGGCGTGTGGATCGTTCGCATGGAAGATCTGGACGAACCGCGATGCGTGCCCGGCGCCGCGCAGGACATTCTCGATACGCTGCACCGCCTCGGGCTCCATTCGGACGAACCCGTCGTCTGGCAAAGCCGCCGTCATGCCCACTACGAGCGAGCGCTCGTCTCGCTCACGGCGCGCGGTCTCGTCTACCCCTGTGGCTGCACCCGTCGCGAGATTGCCGACTCGCTCACCCGCGTGCACGCGCGTCACAGCACACTGGCGTATCCGGGGACCTGTCGCGACGGCCTGCATGGCAAAACGGCCCGCGCGTGGCGTCTGCGGGTCCCGGACGGCGACGCCGCGCTGATGCGCTTTCAGGATCGCTGGAAGGGGCCGCAGACCCAGAATCTGGCGACGGAAGTCGGCGATTTCGTGCTCAAGCGCGCGGATGGGCAATGGGCCTATCAACTGGCGGTGGTCGTGGACGACCAGTTGCAAGGCATCACCGACATCGTGCGCGGCGCCGACCTGCTCGACTCGACAGCGCGTCAAATCTATCTCCAGACATGTCTCGATGCCCCGGCACCACGCTACCTGCACGTTCCGCTCGTCATGGCAGACGATGGGGAGAAGTTGAGCAAGCAGAACGGCGCAGCCCCCTTGTCGCTCGACACGCCGACGGCCGTGCTCGCGGCATTGAAGAACGCCGCCGCGCACCTGGGCTTACCGGCGACGCTTGCGGACATCGCAGATCGGGATCGCTTTTATGCGGCCGCTACGCAGGCATGGCGCGAGCGGCACGGACACTGA